The Megalops cyprinoides isolate fMegCyp1 chromosome 25, fMegCyp1.pri, whole genome shotgun sequence nucleotide sequence TTAAGGTACACAGGCGATGGTTAGTTATGGGATGCTGGAGTTTGACACGTCCAGAACTGTCAAACAAATGGTGACATGTTTTTCAAACCTTCCCCCGAAAACAAAAACGGAGAAACATGATTAAAGACATGTGTCAGAACCAACTTTGTGGAAGAAATATTATGCTGACATCTAGCGGGTTGgaggctgaaaaaaaattaactctTTAATAGCCGTGTAGCGCGTTTACCACTGTCCACAATCGCTAATGAGACATTGTGGCAGAAAAATGGTGCATGGAGACAGAGCtgtccccagaaaaaaaagaaaaaaatagatgtaTACTATCTATTTATTGAAAACAGGTCCATAGCTCCCTTAACAACAGACAGAACATAAACAGCAATGGATACAATTTGGACAACTGGAAGCAAATCAGTAATACAGTTATTTTGTCTAACACAGGGTGTTGAAAATTTCACTTTAACAAACATTATGAAACTTGAAAAACATAATCTGATATGCTGCAGACTTGAATGAAACGAGGCCAGTGTAGCATCATCCCAGAGACTGTCATACATTGTATCATATGATGTTGGGGGGAGGTTCTCTCTGGCATTTGGTTTGGATTAAGACAATACTTTGACTCACTGGCAAAAATAATCCCTGTTCTGATGGCTGATTCTTGCTCCAATTGCCAAAAGCCTGATCACATTTTCAACAATGACTGGTGTTGCAGTTAACAGGTGGGTCAAATGATTAGATCAGATAGAATCCAACAATAGAGTTTGACTGTATGCAGAAGAAATATCCACGCACATCCTTTCAGCACTACAGTTGTTTGTCCGAACATCTACTTAATTCTTGTGGTCCTTTATTATTAACGTATGAGGAGTGCTATGGTTCTCTGCAGGAGAAAGTTAAATATGACAATATTAGGTGTAGTGTATGACTGGATTTACTGCGACTTTATGTGGTTTAGAAACTAGTAGTGGGCTTTCTGTGAAACAGTAAGGTAGAGCAAACATTTCTGTATGTTATGTCGTTCACTCAGTGGTCCGAAGTGTGAACGCGCCCTTTAAGCGCACTTGCCTTTAACACGCAGATGACCtgaatcagtgctgtgtggatGGAGAAGCAGTGATACCAAAatatctggctagctagctacatagcaACTATTAGCTGCCTCTCAAGTCACATAGCTAGCAACACTGTTAAGACTTTCTAGAAAATATAAGTACAGTACTTTTTTCAGTCAGGTGagttgtttaaaatgtattgttagGGATGCATTTTACTCGCTACCTAACGCTACGTGTGTTCATTGTTTGATTCAAAACCAGCTAGACGGGGTTCATTCATGTTGGTTTCAATTTTCAGCTGGCTAAACTCACaatcaaagcaaaacactgcTGACTAgaaactagctggctagctggccTCAGAAAGTTgcactgatttcattttgtgaggCTACTCTGCTTGCCTTTCGTGTTAGCGAGCAGGCTAGTTCCCTAAAGCTAACgttttttttgtgggggttAACGTAAACTACCAGGCAAAAACAGTCAGGCAGttcagctagctggctaattacCTAGCCTACTGTTTAGATCGCCGAGGTAGTCTTCTCAATCCATTTTTTCAACCTGTGTCCGTAGCCGGATAAAGTTAGTTCCATTATCTACCTGACGTTAAATACAAAGCAACGTGTAGCTAATTTATCCACCTACTATTACTTAACCCCTATGgggtagctagttagccaacTCCTAGACCTCATTGTCCATGTTAAGATTTATGACATTTTTGGCATACTCGCTGGGCAGCTGTCGGCCTAGCTTGTAGTGATCTAAGCAAGCTAGTTTGGTGAACTCACCTGAACTTGGCCAGGTACAACAATCGCCATGCTTGAGGAAATGTTAGTGAACTAACCTAAACAGCTAACTCTCAAACGTAAATGTCCTGTCAAACTGCAAGTTAAATGCGATGAGACAATAACCGTATTTTTGCTGCACGGCAATCTCCATAAACTTGACTAACTAGCTAAGGGAGTTAATTACTTATACTGTGAACGTCAAGCGGAGATATTTGCTTAGTTAGTTAGCCAGGTGGCTAGCTTATTGGAGTCGTCGTATGACTCGTACTCATGTTAGGATTCTTCCTTTAGGTGTTGAACAAGAAGTTAACTTTGGAGTAATGAACTGTAGCTCAAGATCGAAAACAAGGCCCGGACAGTAGAGAACATTTCTTTATGGAGCAGAAAGGTGAGTTCATTTTGTATAATTGGATGTGGGGGGCAAATGATTGCATTTTGCTTGAGTCAGTGTTTTCACCACCTGCCCTGACCGTGAATTTAATGGCTTGCTAAGTAGCCTGATTAGTATTATAAATATCTGACCGGGACGGTATACTCCGGCTTTTAGCTTGCTGGCTACCACTTATCCTCTTGTTGTCATGGCAACGTAGTAATCCTTGCTGTGGCAAATATTCAAGGTCTGGTTAGCATTTGAATATGAGGGGAGAATAGTCATAAGTTCATTATGTTCAGTGCATATGAGATGAAGCTCACTGACCTTTGGTCAGCGATGTGGCTAACTTTTAGCTGGTGTGAGTTGTGTAGTTATACTTCTCGGAGATTTTTGTTGCACACAATGAGGAGATGTGTCTGAAAGTTGCAaatcatgagaaaaaaacatttttccagtttgtaGAGTAACATTTTAATAGTTGATGTTGAAGATAGGGTAGGTTTATTTTGGTTGTAGTACGGCACCATATGACTgatcacactgctgtttttaaaccaCCACCATCCACATCACAAGGCCATGTTGCAATTTAGCCTTTGGCCAAGTGCCTTTAATGTAGCCTTTGTTCAGTTGTGTATGGTCTGCTGTTCTAAGCCCTTCTCACATTGCTGTGAGAAGCAGTTTTTTGACCGTTGGTCATACAGGAAGTGCGTTGCAACTGGAAGTCATATGTGCTTAAGTTCAGGTGCTGTCTGGTCTCCTGAGAGGAAGTGGTATATTCCTGACCCAGATATTTTTCTAGAGCGTGTTTGTGTTACAGTGATCAAAACCAGAGTGGTCCCTTGCACAATGCTTCATAATAAGCACTTAATATTTTGAGGGAATGCGATcagatgtgtttgtactgtttctgtatgtagtggggaaaaaactgaaatctgttTATATTAACTCACAGACAACACAGTCAAATACTGTGATAAAATTCTCTCGCTTTGTTTATTGTTGATATTTCAATCAATATTGGTTGCTTATCAGTTGAACTGTATCACaagaatttgaatttgtgaaGTAATCCTATTCATGAAACGCCATACTTGTTTTAGCCCTATTGTAGATGGAAATCTTCACGTGTTTTCTGCTACGGATGCGTTCTTccctggtcatgtgacaggggtGTGATTCGGTAACAGACTGCTGTCGTAACCTTGTCAGGTAGCCCACCCGCTCGAGCCATGCCCAGCAGTTAAGGCCCCGCCCACTCCACGTCCCCACGCACGGCTGCCATTGGCTCTGGGAGGAATGCTGCTCTGTTGGCGGAGCCAGCGCACACTGCAAGGGCTGGGCACGCGGGAGCGCGGCTGCTGAGAGACGAGAGAGGGCCCTCTCGCGCGGGACGCCCCCGCCATGGACGACTTCACCACCCGCACGTATGGGACTAGCGGGCTGGACAACCGGCCCCTGTTCGGGGAGACGTCCGCCAGGGTACgagcaacacccccccccccccacccccccccaccccgtcgAACAGCCTCCAAGTGGAAGGGCTTGCGGTGGGGCGGGGATGTCGCGAGTTTGGGGCTTCAACACAGGAGTTCGTTCTTTACCTCAAACCACTCTTTCAGGATCTACAAGggacaaaaatacagaaaatctgTGGCATTGAAATGAGTTCACTGCTCCTGTGTGGCTCAGTTTGTTAAAAGCACTTGAAGTtcaattacaagccctgcaGCCTTGATTCAAAGCCAGCAGTTTCAGTCGttgacagtgactgggagcccaaagcagtggaaaatagttggctttgttctgctggggattTAAAGAGGagggtaggttggccagggaCTTGACTGACCTGTAGCTCATcagcaacccctgctggtcagttgGGCACCTACAGTCTGCCTGCATAAATCTGAACAGTGTCTTCCTCCCACTCCATGTCTGTAGAAGTTTGGCGAGAGGACTGTGGTGTATCAAGCACTGGTTGACATCACATGTTTTGGAGCAAGGCACATGTTTTTCTTGCCTTCCCAGATTTGTTGGTGTGGGTTGCAGCTAACCGGGCAGCTTTTACAACACAACTGGGAATTCTAAAATTGGgagaaaaatggggaaaataaaaaaaggttaattaattaattgaatgaaTGGGTTCCCACTGAATGAACAGCTTCAGACTGTATATGTCATATGATATATACATTATCAGTCTGCTGGTGTACAAATCAGTGCATATGCAATATGTCAGGTTTTAGATGTTATATTTGTTCTATCAGTTAcagatttcctttattttctttcaggaTCGAATCATCAACTTAGTTGTTGGCGGCCTCACGTCTTTACTAGTTATAGTAAGTATGAATAATTTACAATCTCTTTGGTGTAGCAAATTTGGTTCATTAAGGTGGTGTTCtagctctttacaatgttagcCTGGCAAGTGGCATGCCTATTGGCAAATAAAAGTAGTatatgtaatgtactgtacagcaATCTACAGCATATGTTTTGCTGCAACATGATGAAGCGTTTTATCAAATAAAAGGTTGAATATTTTCTTCTGTTACATATGTAACACATATGTAacacatttatatgtaaatataattatgtAACACTACCGATTTAATGTGCCATTACTTTTTTCCAGGTAACCATTATTAGTTCTTTTGTCTTTCCTTCGTTACCACCAAAACCTTTGAATATCTTCTTTGCCATCTGCATCATCTTGATTTGTGCCGCAGTGATGGTACTTGTAAGTATAACCAAACGAAGTACTTTAACACATATCTTACGCTTTCTGCCTGATGACGCACTTTTGTGTCTGCTAGTAGTGTatgttgctgaaatgtttttgaaatgcttgTTCTGTCCCACAGATTTTCTGGTATCGACAAGGAGACTTGGAGCCTAAATTCCGAAACCTGATATATTACATCTTAGGTTCCATCGTCATGCTGTGCATATGTGCCAACCTGTATTTTCACGATGTGGGGAGATGAATTAAAGTTTGCCTTATCGAAAGGTCGAGGAAAGGAGAAGTTGTTCTTTTTGAACATAACGTACCTTAAGCTCAAAGAATG carries:
- the tmem243a gene encoding transmembrane protein 243, with product MDDFTTRTYGTSGLDNRPLFGETSARDRIINLVVGGLTSLLVIVTIISSFVFPSLPPKPLNIFFAICIILICAAVMVLIFWYRQGDLEPKFRNLIYYILGSIVMLCICANLYFHDVGR